GGCTCCTCCTTCTGCAGTACACAGATGAGCACTGTAAGGATAAAATTAGGAGCATCACAGCAACTGACAAGGAATTACCATTAGCTCCTGAAGCCCTAAAACATGGGCAAAAGCAGTTACCTTAGACACTGTTACAGGGGTGGAGCATTCCACAGCAATACAGCACAGAGTAAAATCTTTGTAGATTCCATGCGTTTTACGAAAGCAACTCTTGTTAGTCTGTACAGGCAAGTAATGCAAAACATGGCATAACTATATCTAAGCTTCATCTGCTGATATATTCCATGCCGCATCgaagtatttttattttaactCTGTAATGCAAAAGAATCCGAAGCATTTTTTCCCCTTGGAAATCAGAAATCTCAGATCGTTCCAAAGTATTATGAGATTTGCATattcaaaaatcatagttaatTCAAATATGATATAGCACAATATACTACCACGCTAGCTACCTCTAACGGTCACACCAACAAACAGTAGATAGATCAAATAATCATAAATAGAGCACCAAGCCCCATTTCCATCAAACAAGCTACAGTACAGAATTTCAACGAAGGCGATCAGCATCGCCTCAATTTGTTTTTACAGTCCAAACCCAAAAAATAAAACGAAGACTCTGCCAGATTTCTGTGGCGTGTGACGGGAGATGTGGTCACCTATACGAGGGGCGATAGGGGGACCTGCTACGGATGGGGCTGGGGCTTCGGTCCCTGCGCCCCCTCCGGCCACGGTACCGCGCGGGGGACGGcgaccgccggcgccggcgcggcggaGACCGAGACCGCGACCGCGACAGGTCGCGCGGCATCGCGCGCGACGCGATCTAGAGCCTCCGCGGTGCCCGGACCGCCCGGATCTGGCCGAAACCGGACGATCGGAGAGGGGCGGAATCTGGCTTTGGCTTGCTGGCTGGAAAGCGGGAGGACGCAGGCCAGGTCAGGTGGAGTCGCCGCCGCTGCACGCGGGGGGCAGATGAGGTGCGGGGAGGCTTCGCTGCTCGCGGAATATATCGAGTGGCAAGTTGTTGTAATTAACCTGCAAGGCTAGGCCTAGGTATGTAAGCCGGGTGGGCGCTGGGGAGAAGCCGCCCGGTCCATCTCAGCCCAGACCCATGTGAGTCGCCCGGCCCGGCCCAACGTGACCTCCAGTCCCTCAAGAGTCAAGATCACCCGATACGGCAGCTGTTGGCGTGTTTCTTCTGCGCCGAGACTGAAAACGGCATCACAGTAGCAGACGGAGGCGACCACGAGGAGCGACGGGGCCAGCTGCGGCAGCGACGCCCGACACCGGCACCTCATGGGCGccgacgacgccgccgccgccggcgtggcGGCGCGGGAGAGGGAGGCGGAGATCGAGAAGGCCATGCGCGCCCGCGTCGCAGACTTCAAGAAGCAGGCCGAGTGAGCACACTCCCCTTCCTCCGATTTCTCGGGCTGGTGTGGCCGTCCTGCCCCTGGTCTAGGGTTTTCCAAGCTCTAAGGTTCAGGTCTGTGGCCGCGGTTGCTGCAGGCGTCTGGAATTGGGGGCGCTTCTCGGGGTCTCGGTTGGTCTGCCGTTGCATGCTGCGGAGGGTAGTGCACTGCGGGAGGGTTTTGGCCTAGTGGGGCGGGGTCGGGTAGGGTTTCTACTTTTGCTTTCCTGGTAGGAGACGAAGGCAAGCGGCGATGATGAGTCCTGAACCATGGTCTTCAGAATGGGTGGTGCAGGTCTCAGCCGCAGCTGGCAGCTCCTAGGGTTTTAGAGGTTAGGGGGAAATGGAAATTCGGGATTTTCAACTGAATCTGTAAGGAACGCTTAGACGGCGGAGATCTCTTCTTGTCGGATTGTTTCGTGATCTGATGGCAGTCAGATGATGGGTTGGTTTGCTGTGGCGCGAACCCGTTTTCCGTTTTTGTTGTTATTCTTCCAATTCATTGTCTCCTGTATTTTGTCATTTCGGCGGTTTAACTTGTTTACTGCCCCTTTTAAGCTGTGCTTATGTATAAGACCGTGATTGAGAAGTTATCCTGTTTTCCAGTAGAACATGAGTTCAGATTTTCCCCTTCTGTCTTCAATTCACGTTGATTTCTATCATTTTATCCCCAATTCCACATATTGGTTTCGGTTCACAGGGTACCAATTATTTCACTGTATAAGTGTTAGCAGTTTTTCGAAAAGCGCCAGGCTCTAGATAGGCAGTCAGGCTCCACCTAGTTCCTAGGCGTCTCCTAGGAAGTTATGCAAGATTAATGTCGTGTATTATGCGTTCATGAATTCTGTGACCATAGTTTATCTTCTATCTACAAATCTACAAATATTCAAACTTTCATACACAGGTGAAGTCTTAAATTGCTTTAGGAAGAACAATGCCTAGGTACTAGCACCTAGGCGCTGCCTTCTAAAACAGAAGCTGTTGTTGTTTTGTGTGAGATGATAATTGCTTGGTGTAGTACCTTGGCACTTGCCTCTTGATGAGTGCTTGGCCTGTTGGCCATGCTGTATCCTATGTGAAACTGTGCTGCTCCTATGCGAATCTGTGCAAGAATAAGCGGAGGCTGATATCATATTCTTCTTTCTTTACAACTAGCTCATTGCCACTGTGGGAGGATTAATTGAATTTTTTATACCATCTTTGAACAAATCGTaagtatttatatatataaaaaagtgTCATATATGGAAACATGCCTTTCATGAAAGGTGTCTTTTCACGGTGTATGCAGTTTTTTTAAAATTTGATTGCTCTAACCAAATTAAATTATAAAAAGGTGCTATAAAAACATAACTTTTTTGTGAAAAGTCCGCATGGGTGCCTTTTCAAGTTTTCATAACAGGATGTGCGATTTAAAAACTTCCACTATCTTAACCCAAAGGTGTATACCTTACAAGCCTGTTATGTCGATCAGATCTGATGGTTAATATTTTTTTGGGTTGATCCGATGGTTATAGGTTTAGAGGTGACATGGCTTAATGTTGATTTTGTACTAGAGGCGAATTTCAATGTAGAGAAAGATATGTCTTTGAACTTTTTCAGCTTTAGCAAGATGAATGTTACACTTACACAAGAGATTTTCTTTTTCAGCTCCTTGACCCTTGAAGGCGTTAGGAGAGCACTGGAAAAGGACCTGGatttggatatgtattcacttgATGCACATAAAAAGTTCATAAAGCAATGTGTAGACAAGGTACGTTCACTGGTTTATGGAACTATCATTTTAAAAGTGTTGCGATGGTTCTTCTACACATACAACTTTTCATACTCTTTAGTTGGGTTTCCTTTTATTTAAAAAGGGGGAGAAACGCGAATTCTGCACTGTGCATACTGGTTAGTTCTACAGATTTATCAAATTCTGTTGCTAACAAGATGAAAATATTCATTCTTTTGGAAACAAAAACAAAGATGAAACTACACTGACAAAATTTGTTGGGGCTTGTACACACATATTCAATCTATTCAGTTTTTAGTTTTTAGTATAGCTTCTGCATGGAGCCAGATGAATTTAGATGTAGATAATATAGTTTACTACCCCCTGTTGTTGACAATGTTTGTCCTAAGTCCTAACTAATCATGAACATGTGTGAAGTGTTTTGGTTATTTATCCTACTGCAGTACTGCTAACAAAAAAATGCAAAATATATTAAACCTatctattttccttttttccttTTAATAAATATTCAACAGACCATTACCTACGAATATGCATAGGATGCTGCTCACTGCTCAGACATTATGTTCTGCAGAGTAAATTCAAAAGTAAGGGGAAGGTGATGGATAGTGGTTATATTTATTAAACATCGAATGCTATTTTATTATCTTAATTATCAGATTCTTGTTTTAATTTAAAATCAGTACTCAGGAGCTTTGAAAATTCATGATGTTGTTTTATCTAAACTAGGACTTAGGTTCTCTTGATATATCTATATTTGAAACAGTGGCAGTTTTGCTTGTATAGATAATTTGTTCCCTTGGTTTCTAATCTGGAAATTCATTACATCTGAATATCTGATATTATGTGCAACTTTTATTCCCAGATGGAACATATTACCTTGTGTTTTGGTAGATCCAGTcaatcttttttcttcttttttcagaATTGCTTTCTGTGTTAGCTCACTTCTGCTCATTCTTTCTTTCTTGGCCAAGTATTATACCAGGTTTTTGCCgaatctgatgatgaaaatgcaaATGATAATTCATCGGACGATCCTGAAGCTAAAGATGATAATTTATCCAAAGAAGGGACAGATATTGCTAAACCAATGCCTGTTTCAAACAAAACGTCCTCCAATGATGATGTCGTAACATCCAGCAAGACAGGAAAGGATCCTAAAGGAGAAAAGGATCAAACTTCCAGCAGTGATATTAGTGAAGACATGATAAAAGAAGCCATTGAGAAAAGGGGATCTTATTTTAGAAAGAACTCTGAGTATGTGTCCTCAACTTCTTGTTGCATGTAAAATTATCGCAAGTTCATGCTTACATCAATGGTTGCCATGTGTTGGTTTATTGAACTACTCAACCTTTGCACATTAATATATATACTAGGTGAGTGCCCATGTGTTGCTACGGGTTTCAAAATCAATAGAATCCTATGTATTTTTTAGCTAATAACACATAAAAGAATGTCTTGTGTGCATGATAATTTTGATTCAAGTACAgacatacaacaacaacaacatagcctttcagtcccaagcaagttgggttaggctagagttgaaatccaCCAAGAGcctcaagtcacggttcaggcacttcaatagttgctttccaagtactcctattcaaacatagatctctaggtatatcccaagctttcaaatctttttttattgcctccccccatgttaatttcggtcttcctctatctctcctcatattattagcttggcttaggactccacaatgcactggtacctctggaggtctcctttcgacatggccaaaccacctcaaccgatgttggacaagctttttttcaattggtgctacctctaggcgatcacgtatatcatcgttccgaactcggtccattcttgtgtgaccgcaaatccatggcaacatacacatttctgcaacactcagttgttagAAATGTCGAATCTttataggccaacattctgctcgatacaacatagccggtctaattgCCGTTCtgtagaacttgccttttagcttttgtggtaccctcttgtcgcTGAgcatgccagaagcttgtcgccacttgatccaccctgctttgattctatggctaatgtccgcatcaatatctccatccctctgtagcatcgattccagataccgaaaggtatccttcttaggcactacttgaccttccaaactcacatctctctcctcctgtacaactccgccaaagtcgcatctcatctattcggttttagttctgctcaatctaaaacctttagactcaagggtctgccgtcataactctagtttcctatttactcacgcctggctttcgtccgctaacactacatcattagcggacaacatacaccaagggatatccccttgtatgttcctggtaacctcatccattactaaggcaaaGATATACGGGTTTacggctgacccttgatgaagtccaattttaatcgggaagtaatctgtgttaccatcgtttgttcgaacactagtcacaacattattgtacatgtccttgatgagggtcacgtattttgatgggactttatgtttgtctaaagaccaccacataacattttttggtatcttgtcataagccttctccaagtcaatgaaaatcaagtggaggtccttcttttgctctctaaaccgctcgaTAACctatcttattaagaagattgcttctgtggttgaccttccgagcatgaaaccaaattggtttgttgatatctgcgtcatTCCTCGCAGGCGTTGCTCGATGACtttctcccataacttcatagtgtggctcgtcaacttaattccccgataattagtacaactttagaTATCTCCCttattcttgtagattggtaccaatatgcttcttctctacttctcaggcatcttgttcgatcgaaagatattgttgaacatcttggttagctatactatagctatattcctgagacatctccacaccttgattgggataccatcagggcccatcgctttgctccctttcatccttttcaaggtttctctgacctccgattcttgaatcctccgcacaaagcgcctgttagtgtcatcaaacgagtcgtctagctgaacggtggtgttctcgttctcaccatggaacaatttatcaaaatactcttgtcatctatgtctgatctcatcctccttcaccaagagctgctccctctcatcctttatgcacttaacttggttgaaatcccttgtcttcctatcgcgagccctagccatcctataaatgttcttctctccttccttcgtactcaaacgtcggtaaaggtcctcataggcccgcccctttgcctcactcaccggtcgttttgcagtcttctttgccaccttgcacttttctatgttgtttgcacacctatcatgatacaagcgcttataacactccttttccttaatagccttttgcatatcttcattccaccaccaagtgtctttcgagtcgcatccgctccctttggtcactccaagcacctctgaagcaaccttccgaacgcatgttgccatcttctcccacatgctgtttgcatcgccttcatcattccaagggctctcttcaatgaccttttccttaaagacctttgatgcctccccttctaatttccaccacttcgttctagcaaccctagcttgtttgtttccacgagcttgcaccagaaagcggaagtcaaccaccaccagcttgtgttgagcgactacacattctccaggtatcaccttacagtccacgtatgttcgtttatccctccttcttgtaaggacaaaatcgatttgactagagtactggccgctactaaaggtcactaaatgggactgtctCTTACAGAAGAAAGTGTttgctatcatcagatcaaaagctatagCGAAGTttaagacttcctctccctcctggttcctactaccatatccgaaACCCTCATGAACCGCCTCaaaacctgcacttgatgtacctacatggccattaagatcacctcctataaagagtttctcgctactagggacagctctaaccaagcgatctaagttttcccagaaaagccgcttagcactcccatcatggcctacttggggggcatacgcactaattacgtttaagaccatatcactaatgacaagtttaactaagatgatcctatccccttgccttctcacctccaccacaccatccttgaggctcttatcaatcaaaactcctactccatttttatttgaagtcgtccttgtgtaccagagcttgaagccggtattgtccacctccttcgccttctgccccttccatttagtctcttggacgcataagatatttacacgcctcctaactgctgtgtccactaactctcttaacttacctgtaagggaCCCTACATTCCAGCTACCTAAACAGATCCTAGTTGGcttgactagcttccttacccttcgcacccgccgaggtaggtgtgaagacccttgctcattttgcaccacacccggCCGTCGAtgtggcgcgccactaaggatgcgacgacccaatccttgctcacttgacaccgtgtccAGATCGCGACATGGCGCGTCACGGgagtgacgacccggcccttgctcatttaacaccatacccgggttccgacatGGCGCGCCGCTAaaagggttacgccccaacgggattcttttgggtttcatctccattaaagtggctaagtttttacattgactCGCCGCAcgtaacacaaccctcctcctttatcaGGGCTTGGggcctgctatgctgggacaccaaaggcgccacaccataggcggagttattCAAGTACAGACATGGGTAACCGAAATATTTTGTATGGTCAAACGTCTTGCAAGCACAGCTTATAGTTCACTTCAGCTAAGCCAATGATTAAAATTCTACCATGCCCACCCAAGCCGTTTAAATTGCACTGGAGATTATCATCTTTGTGAACTGCAAACCTTTTAGATTaatcttcaacttcaacaaaggtaGTATAGAATTGCATTgcaatatactccctccattccaaattgcaaGTTGTTCTACATACataacttttattatgtatctaaatTTACATTATGTTTAGATAGAAAATCCAAAACTGTATatttacaatttggaacggagtgaTACAATCCACTTCACCGAAACCAAGAGTTCAGCATTCATCCACTAAATTTTTGTACCATAACCTAAATGACCATAACAACCTCATCAACAAGAAAATAGTTGTATAAAACTGTACAAGTCAGGAATCCACCTATGACAAACCTTATTGGCATTACACTTGCTTGAGATGTAGTAGTGCATCTCAAGCAAAAAGAAGGTAATTTAGCCACAAGAGCTTTCATTTGAGTACACGTGCACCTGTAGTTCTGCATCAAGCCTTACACTTGCTGTTGATGTTGATACATGACAGACAGAGACTTATAAATGTGCAGATGTTCTTCACATCACCAACAAGAGACAAGCACGTAGACCTGCGTCATTGCCAAGGAACCAAATCACCAGTGGAAAGTGAAAGACATTTCCTGCTACTGCTAGTGCTAGATATGGTCTGCTTGCAGTCAACTTGATTGTCAACAGGTTGATGTGGCAATTCAACAAAAGATACTTAGGCTCGTGAACAGTCAGAAACCAGGCTCACTTCTGCTGATCAACCCTGAACTAACCACCAAGAAAGCGATATGAGTAAACTAACCAACACCGAACTAATATCAGTCAACTGAAAATCGCAATCAAGAAAGCTAGGATTGAGGACACCATCTTGATATGTATGTAGTGGGGAGGCATACAATAACAATTCTGTTTCCAGGCAACCAAGAGCTTATCCTTTCATCTGTAGACCAATGGTTCACTTGTACTAATAACACTGGTGCCCGATAAATAGATTAGGCAAATAGATAAGCCTGACATGGGAGCTGTAACACTTCGGATGAAAGGCATTTTGGTATAGCATTCACAATAGCTATAAATTCCTAGGATGAGAATGCAGTAGTAGATGTTTTACTATTTCAGGAAGGGAGAACAATGCATCAGAGGAGAGATTATCAGAAGCATGAGAGGAAAAATGGTCAGGACTTAGGAACGATGAACTGAAAAAACCTGCCAGTCCCAATCCGCAATAGAAATAGTAATATGAGAAAGGTGTGCGGAGAAGGTAGTGCGTTTAGTGCTGAAGTAGTGGTTGCTGCTGCCTGGCTTGCTGAAGTAATGTAGTAGCTCTTATAATTGCAAGTAAATCTGAGATGAAAAAAATCTACGGAAACGAACCTAATACATCAACAACACACGAGCTCTAATAGGAGCAAGATTAAAGGGAAGTCCTATTTCTGAGGATTGCCTACCTCTGAGCGACATATCAAGAACCTGGTCGTTTCATCACAAGAATCGTCTCCTATGCTGTGCTGAACTCATACGCGATACCAGCAACCGAGCTCCCGGCCGGCACGATGCAGGTGAAGTGCACGACGTGCTTGCTGGCCAGAGGTCATAGCTGCAGGGCACGGGGATCCAGAGCTGATGGCCGATGCTGGCCGTAGGTCTTAGCTGCAGGACACGGGGATCCAGAGCTGATGGCCGATGGCAACCTTGTTAGGGACTTTGGCGGCAGCAATGTCCTGGGAGGTCGGAGGTGACGAGGCCCGGGCTGTCCCCGCACAACGGCGTCGAACATGTCCGTGTAGATAGTCTGCAGCAGCACGGAGAGCGGGATCCCCGAGGAGGTCTCAGACGGCGGCGGTGAGGCAAGACTGGTGCTGCGGAGGAGAGTGGATGAGGATCCAGATGGGACGTGGGCAATGACGGTCGACGGTGGTGCCCGATGCTGCTGATTCGGGAGGGGGAGGTTTTGAGCCGCTCCTTCGTCGGGCTGCCCGCCACCGCCTCCTTCGTCCCGCCCTCGTCGGGCTGTCCGCGGCACCACGCCGCCGCCTCCTTCGTCCCGCTCTCGTCGGGCTGTCCACGGCACCGCCACCTCCTTCGTCTCGCTCTCGTCGGGCTGCCCGCGGAGccgcgccgcctcctcctccaccgcgccGCCACCTCCTTCGTCTCGCCCTCATCGCCCGCGGGGCCACGCTGCCGCCTCCTCCGTCGACCTGGATTTGAGGATATGTCTTGGTGGTTGTGCAGGAGTTGGGAGGGGGCTTGGGTTGCGGCTTTGCAGTTGCGGGCTTCGTTGTGGGGGAAGATGTGGGACGTCGGTTTTGGGGAGGCCGCTCGCGAAGGAAGGGAGCGGAGCGAGGCGATAGAAGTGCGCGGGGCGATTAGCGCCGGAGCGAAGCGATTAGTACTAATTAGACGATGACCTCCgggtctttttagttgtagagatataTGAGACATGGGGACAAGAAAATGACATTAACAGATACACCATCGAAAGTACTTTCATATGCTATATTTCCTCTAGTACTATGGAGAAATTAACGATCAATTTTGCATCTTGGAGGCGATGAGAAGTAGAGAACTGCCAATATTTAGTGGTCAGAGTATTTTTCAAGTTGCATATCCTGCTTAATATAGGGTATTATTAGGATAGATTTTGGGTTTATCTTGTTTTGTTCTAGGAATATTGTTTCCCTGGAACATATTTACTTGTTTTGCGTTATGTTTTACTCATTTTGGTTTGGACACTGCATTCTGGGCTACAAAAATACTGCTGCTGAAACAGACAAGAGCATATTATGATGTTTTTGGGCATATCCATTGTCCGTTTTTGATACTCAATGTCCTTTTTACCTGCCTTTTTTTGCATTTCACTATTCAGCGTGTATTCACAAAATCAAATAAATGCAGTACTCTTACTTTACAAGGAGTTCGACGTACTTTGGAAGAAGATCTCAAGCTTCAGAAGAAAGCTTTGGATGCCTATAAGAACTTCATTACTACAGAATTAGACAAGGTCAGTTTACTACATGCATGAGTAACATGTACTATTTCTTTAAATGTATATGCTTTAACCTCTTTTTTGCATGATTAATTTGTTAATGGTTCTGTTGCTTTTCTTTATCTTGGTAGCAGATTTTGCAAGAGCCTGCAAATGGGACAAAGAAAAAAAGTAAAAAGGGATCTTCCAAGGATACTGACCAAACAAATAAAGGCTCTAAAAGAGTTCGTGAAGAATCAGATAGGTCTGAATTAAATGATAGCAAGAGTGAGATGGAAGACAGTGACGAAGATTCAAGGCCAAGAAAGAAAAGGGCAGAAAAGGCTAAAGTCGTCAAAAAGCAGAAAATAGTTACAAATGAGA
This sequence is a window from Miscanthus floridulus cultivar M001 chromosome 10, ASM1932011v1, whole genome shotgun sequence. Protein-coding genes within it:
- the LOC136486888 gene encoding uncharacterized protein, which codes for MGADDAAAAGVAAREREAEIEKAMRARVADFKKQADSLTLEGVRRALEKDLDLDMYSLDAHKKFIKQCVDKVFAESDDENANDNSSDDPEAKDDNLSKEGTDIAKPMPVSNKTSSNDDVVTSSKTGKDPKGEKDQTSSSDISEDMIKEAIEKRGSYFRKNSDTLTLQGVRRTLEEDLKLQKKALDAYKNFITTELDKILQEPANGTKKKSKKGSSKDTDQTNKGSKRVREESDRSELNDSKSEMEDSDEDSRPRKKRAEKAKVVKKQKIVTNEKKLSTPKAKKVAKQDSDRRTEEKGGNSAEEDNSHSSAEEDNKRKRQQTPAYGKQVEHLKSIIKSCGMTIPPTVYRRVKQAPENKREACLIKELQDILEKEGLSKNPSEKEIKAVKKRKERAKELEGIDMSNIITSSRRRSTSSFIPLPPPPKIEVDSDEEEEDDDAEDDDEVDEENVKGGDEDNDEVDEENVKVGDEDNDEVDEENVKGGDEDNNDTAEAGDGSADVAEKESD